In Populus alba chromosome 1, ASM523922v2, whole genome shotgun sequence, a single window of DNA contains:
- the LOC118029138 gene encoding wall-associated receptor kinase-like 22, whose translation MIPRSVSLIFFLLFLVPEIATVSALIMAKPNCKDTCGNISIPFPFGIGTGCFKNEWFSVDCKEATADSPSRAFLSSINMEVLEILFEDSTVRVNSPIISSGCSDRGANISIDMTASPFAFSSSNSFIAMGCDNRASLNGIQPEIVGCTSTCGSSTEGKENSYCSGNNCCQTTIPLSLQVFNASLGTAEDPNDQGRNQCKVAFIVEEEWFWNNISSPEEVHSMQYVPVILRWFMYYGTEGVTLYSDAKNSDAMYCISMNLSSGRWGLRTETLYFNSTTCRCSWGYDGNPYLPDGCTDIDECKIQKVNLCSGMTKCVNVPGRFKCELDKAKITFLILGAATGLLLLLVGIWRLYKLVRKRKNIELKKKFFKRNGGLLLQQQLSSSDGSIQKTKIFTSKELEKATDRFNDNRILGQGGQGTVYKGMLADGMIVAVKKSKMVDEEKLEEFINEVVILSQVNHRNVVKLLGCCLETEVPLLVYEFIPNGNLFEYIHDQKEEFEFSWEMRLRIATEVARALSYLHSAASIPVYHRDIKSTNIMLNEKFRAKVSDFGTSRSIAIDQTHLTTHVQGTFGYLDPEYFQSSQFTGKSDVYSFGVVLAELLSGQKPISYERSEERRGLATHFILLMEENKILDILDERLMGQDREEEVVAVANLARRCLNLNGRKRPTMREVAIELEQIRLSKGALPAQQSSKELENIRDGNWHPTSVTIGDFRNGTAPSLDVQPLISHETW comes from the exons ATGATTCCTCGTAGTGtctctctaatttttttcctgCTATTTCTAGTCCCTGAAATAGCAACTGTATCAGCACTAATTATGGCGAAGCCTAATTGTAAAGACACTTGTGGAAACATTAGCATCCCTTTTCCATTTGGAATAGGAACAGGTTGTTTCAAGAATGAGTGGTTCTCAGTTGATTGCAAAGAAGCAACTGCGGATTCTCCCAGCAGGGCTTTCTTAAGCAGCATCAACATGGAGGTCTTGGAGATTTTATTTGAGGACAGTACGGTACGAGTAAACAGTCCAATAATTTCCTCCGGCTGTTCTGATAGAGGTGCCAACATATCCATTGATATGACTGCAAGTCCTTTCGCCTTCTCTTCCTCAAATAGCTTCATCGCAATGGGCTGCGACAATCGTGCTTCATTGAACGGAATTCAGCCAGAAATTGTTGGGTGCACGTCAACTTGCGGTTCTAGTACAGAAGGTAAAGAAAATAGTTACTGTTCTGGTAACAATTGCTGCCAGACCACAATTCCCTTGAGTCTCCAGGTGTTCAACGCGAGTTTGGGGACCGCAGAGGACCCTAATGATCAAGGCAGAAATCAATGCAAGGTAGCTTTTATAGTAGAGGAAGAATGGTTCTGGAACAATATATCAAGTCCCGAGGAGGTGCATTCTATGCAATATGTTCCAGTTATCCTGCGTTGGTTTATGTATTATGGTACTGAAGGCGTAACATTGTATTCTGATGCAAAGAATTCTGATGCAATGTATTGTATTTCAATGAACTTAAGTTCTGGTAGGTGGGGTTTGAGGACAGAAACATTGTATTTTAATTCAACTACTTGTAGGTGCAGCTGGGGCTATGATGGCAATCCGTATCTTCCTGATGGATGCACTG ATATCGATGAGTGCAAAATTCAAAAGGTAAATTTGTGTTCGGGGATGACAAAATGTGTGAATGTGCCGGGGCGGTTCAAGTGCGAGCTTGACAAAGCTAAGATCACTTTCTTGA TTCTAGGTGCGGCCACTGGATTGTTGCTGCTGCTTGTTGGTATTTGGCGGTTATATAAACTTGTAAGAAAACGGAAGAACATTGAACTGAAGAAGAAGTTCTTCAAACGAAATGGTGGTTTATTGCTGCAGCAACAATTATCCTCAAGTGATGGAAGCattcagaaaacaaaaatatttacttcCAAGGAGCTGGAAAAGGCAACCGATCGTTTTAATGATAATAGAATACTTGGTCAAGGTGGCCAAGGAACTGTTTATAAAGGAATGCTAGCAGATGGAATGATCGTTGCtgtcaaaaaatccaaaatggtGGATGAAGAAAAGTTGGAAGAATTTATCAATGAGGTCGTCATCCTTTCACAAGTAAATCATAGAAATGTGGTCAAGTTGCTAGGTTGTTGTTTAGAGACGGAGGTTCCTCTGCTAGTCTATGAATTCATTCCCAATGGAAATCTCTTTGAGTATATTCATGACCAGAAGGAGGAGTTCGAGTTTTCATGGGAAATGCGACTAAGGATTGCTACTGAAGTTGCTAGGGCACTTTCTTATCTTCATTCCGCAGCATCCATTCCGGTTTATCACCGTGATATCAAGTCTACAAATATAATGTTAAATGAGAAGTTCAGAGCAAAAGTATCAGATTTCGGAACTTCAAGATCGATCGCCATTGATCAAACTCATCTAACCACTCATGTTCAAGGCACTTTTGGATACTTGGACCCAGAGTACTTCCAATCTAGCCAGTTTACCGGAAAAAGTGACGTCTACAGTTTTGGTGTTGTTCTTGCAGAGCTCTTGAGTGGGCAAAAACCAATTTCTTATGAAAGGTCGGAAGAGAGGAGAGGTTTAGCCActcattttattcttttgatggaAGAGAACAAGATACTTGATATTCTTGATGAACGACTTATGGGGCAGGACCGTGAAGAAGAAGTTGTCGCAGTCGCTAATCTTGCAAGAAGATGCTTGAACTTGAATGGAAGGAAGCGGCCAACAATGAGGGAAGTCGCGATAGAGTTGGAGCAGATTCGGCTGTCAAAAGGAGCTCTTCCTGCCCAACAAAGTAGTAAAGAACTTGAAAACATCCGTGATGGCAATTGGCATCCTACTTCGGTAACAATTGGCGATTTTAGAAATGGCACGGCTCCATCTTTGGATGTCCAGCCATTGATTTCTCACGAAACATGGTGA